One window of the Lysobacter sp. S4-A87 genome contains the following:
- the hmgA gene encoding homogentisate 1,2-dioxygenase produces MTIRSNGYQSGFGNEFASEAVAGSLPQGRNSPQRVAHGLYAEQLSGTAFTAPRHANRRSWLYRILPAAMHGTFAPYRQPRFHNDFGDGPVPPDQLRWNPLPMPKQAVDFVDGLYTMAGNGSPAGQHGVGIHLYAANRDMHGRYFYDADGELLIVPQQGRLHIATEMGVLDIEPQQIAVIPRGVRFAVSLPDGEARGYVCENFGAMLQLPDLGPIGSNGLANSRDFQTPHAAYEDVDGDFELIAKFQGHLWRADIGHSPLDVVAWHGNYAPCQYDLRRFNAIGSISYDHPDPSIFLVLHSPSDTPGTSNLDFVIFPPRWLVAQDTFRPPWFHRNIASEFMGLVHGAYDAKAEGFSPGGASLHNSMSGHGPDAATFEKASAADLARPDVIADTMAFMFETRAVIRPTLQALEAAHRQRDYQACWAGLKKHFSA; encoded by the coding sequence ATGACCATCCGCAGCAACGGCTACCAATCCGGTTTCGGCAACGAGTTCGCCAGCGAGGCCGTCGCCGGCTCGCTGCCGCAGGGGCGCAATTCGCCGCAGCGTGTGGCGCACGGTCTCTACGCCGAGCAGCTGTCGGGCACGGCATTCACCGCGCCGCGCCACGCCAACCGGCGCAGCTGGCTGTACCGGATCCTTCCGGCGGCCATGCACGGCACGTTTGCGCCGTACCGGCAGCCGCGCTTCCACAACGACTTCGGCGATGGCCCGGTGCCGCCGGACCAGCTGCGCTGGAATCCGTTGCCGATGCCGAAGCAGGCGGTGGACTTCGTCGACGGCCTGTACACGATGGCCGGCAACGGCTCGCCGGCCGGGCAGCACGGCGTCGGCATCCATCTGTACGCCGCCAATCGCGACATGCACGGCCGCTACTTCTACGACGCCGACGGCGAGCTGCTGATCGTGCCGCAGCAGGGCCGGCTGCATATCGCCACCGAGATGGGCGTGCTCGACATCGAACCGCAGCAGATCGCGGTGATCCCGCGCGGCGTGCGTTTCGCGGTGTCGCTGCCCGACGGAGAAGCACGCGGCTACGTCTGCGAGAACTTCGGCGCGATGCTGCAGTTGCCCGACCTGGGTCCGATCGGCAGCAACGGCCTGGCCAACTCGCGCGACTTCCAGACTCCGCACGCCGCCTACGAAGACGTTGATGGCGATTTCGAACTGATCGCCAAGTTCCAGGGCCACCTGTGGCGTGCCGACATCGGCCATTCGCCGCTGGACGTGGTGGCATGGCATGGCAACTACGCGCCCTGCCAGTACGACCTGCGCCGCTTCAACGCCATCGGTTCGATCAGTTACGACCATCCCGATCCGAGCATCTTCCTGGTGCTGCATTCGCCCAGCGATACACCCGGGACCAGCAACCTGGACTTCGTGATCTTCCCGCCGCGCTGGCTGGTGGCGCAGGACACGTTCCGTCCACCGTGGTTCCACCGCAACATCGCCAGCGAGTTCATGGGCCTGGTGCACGGAGCCTACGACGCCAAGGCCGAAGGCTTCTCTCCGGGCGGTGCCTCGCTGCACAACTCGATGAGCGGACACGGGCCGGATGCGGCCACGTTCGAGAAGGCCAGCGCCGCCGACCTCGCCAGGCCGGATGTGATCGCCGACACAATGGCGTTCATGTTCGAGACCCGCGCGGTGATCCGGCCGACATTGCAGGCACTGGAAGCCGCGCACCGCCAGCGCGATTACCAGGCGTGCTGGGCAGGGCTGAAGAAGCACTTCAGCGCGTAA